In bacterium, one DNA window encodes the following:
- a CDS encoding NAD(P)-dependent glycerol-3-phosphate dehydrogenase, with protein sequence MRAAILGSGSWGTAFGRHLAESWRDVVLWGIEADQISAIRDTHTNPAFFPDLILPANMTATLDLQEAVGGADAVFFILPSQTVRGVAHALRDCRLKAEVPVICLSKGLELSTLKRLSTVMEEELLHDAAGHPHRIGVLLGPSHAEEVVLRLPTALVLSGRGESWHDWQQHLSGPTVRVYTNRDLVGVEIAAAFKNVIAIAVGMADGLGYGDNTRGAVMTRGLKELARLGIALGGQFETFYGLSGIGDMITTCTSRHSRNRNYGEAVARAAQDPQSILKQACQVVEGAVMTQAALKLSAKHSIELPITQEVHDVLFSGKAPSKAMQDLMERALRSEHE encoded by the coding sequence ATGCGCGCAGCGATCCTGGGATCCGGCAGCTGGGGCACGGCCTTCGGTCGCCATCTCGCCGAGTCGTGGCGGGACGTGGTGCTCTGGGGCATCGAGGCCGACCAGATCTCGGCCATCCGGGACACGCACACCAATCCGGCCTTCTTTCCCGATCTGATCCTGCCCGCCAACATGACAGCCACCCTGGACCTGCAGGAAGCCGTCGGCGGGGCCGACGCCGTCTTCTTCATCCTGCCGAGTCAGACCGTGCGCGGCGTGGCCCACGCCCTGCGCGACTGCCGCCTCAAGGCCGAAGTGCCGGTCATCTGTCTGAGCAAGGGGCTGGAACTGAGCACTCTGAAGCGCCTGAGCACGGTGATGGAGGAGGAGCTGCTCCACGACGCCGCGGGCCATCCCCATCGCATAGGCGTGCTGCTGGGCCCCAGCCACGCCGAGGAGGTCGTCCTGCGCCTGCCGACGGCCCTGGTCCTGTCGGGACGCGGCGAGAGCTGGCACGACTGGCAACAGCACCTGAGCGGTCCGACGGTGCGGGTCTACACCAACCGCGATCTGGTCGGGGTCGAGATCGCCGCCGCCTTCAAGAACGTCATCGCCATCGCGGTCGGCATGGCCGACGGGCTGGGTTACGGCGACAACACACGCGGCGCCGTCATGACCAGGGGACTGAAGGAACTGGCCCGGCTGGGCATCGCCCTGGGCGGCCAGTTCGAGACCTTCTACGGCTTGTCGGGCATCGGCGACATGATCACGACCTGCACGAGCCGCCATTCGCGCAACCGCAACTACGGAGAGGCAGTCGCGCGTGCGGCGCAGGACCCCCAATCCATCCTGAAACAGGCCTGCCAGGTGGTCGAGGGAGCCGTCATGACGCAGGCAGCCTTGAAGTTGAGTGCGAAGCACTCGATCGAACTTCCCATTACCCAAGAAGTTCACGATGTGCTATTCTCCGGCAAGGCTCCGTCCAAGGCGATGCAGGATCTCATGGAACGGGCCCTGCGTTCGGAGCACGAATGA
- the plsY gene encoding glycerol-3-phosphate 1-O-acyltransferase PlsY has translation MLLILVLLLSYLLGAIPFSFIVAKRLRGIDLREHGSGNLGATNVFRTLGPWWGLLVLLLDMAKGAVAVLAMTAVTATWPGGQPTPLHLPPDLWRIFAGFVAALGHTLSPFVGFHGGKGVATTSGAFFVLAPYPTLVALGAFAIMMAITRIVSLGSIVAAIVLPIAVGYFELRSEQFSKTIFVFTLVICLWVLVKHRTNIKRLQAGTEKPLESNGLDDRTTG, from the coding sequence ATGCTGCTGATACTCGTTCTTCTGCTCTCCTACCTGCTCGGCGCCATACCGTTCAGCTTCATAGTCGCCAAGCGTCTGCGGGGCATCGACCTGCGCGAGCATGGTAGCGGCAATCTCGGCGCCACCAACGTCTTCCGCACCCTGGGCCCCTGGTGGGGCCTGCTGGTGCTGCTGCTGGACATGGCCAAGGGCGCCGTCGCCGTGCTGGCCATGACGGCGGTGACCGCGACCTGGCCCGGGGGACAGCCCACACCTTTGCACCTGCCGCCCGACCTGTGGCGCATCTTCGCCGGTTTCGTGGCGGCCCTGGGCCACACCTTGTCGCCGTTCGTGGGCTTCCACGGCGGCAAGGGCGTGGCGACCACCAGCGGCGCCTTCTTCGTGCTGGCGCCTTACCCCACGCTCGTCGCCCTGGGCGCCTTCGCGATCATGATGGCGATCACCCGGATCGTATCCCTGGGCAGCATCGTCGCCGCCATCGTGCTGCCCATCGCCGTGGGCTATTTCGAGTTGCGTTCGGAGCAGTTCTCCAAGACCATCTTCGTGTTCACGCTTGTCATCTGCCTCTGGGTCCTGGTCAAGCACCGCACCAACATCAAGCGCCTGCAGGCGGGGACGGAGAAACCCCTCGAGTCCAACGGCCTGGACGACAGGACGACCGGCTAG
- the der gene encoding ribosome biogenesis GTPase Der, protein MSTRTVVIVGRPNVGKSTLFNRIIGQRRSVVHETPGVTRDRIAELTDWAGHAFLLLDTGGIVPFGDEVSRFDALVTEVAHDAIEEADVVLFMVDGSGGLSSWDDAIAQHLRRSGKPVVLCVNKVEKEHQRLSAAEFYSLGLGEPHVISALHGHGIGDLLDRVAADFPKQTVEAPCDSRVAILGRPNVGKSSLLNLLTGRQDALVSEIAGTTRDAIHTDLRWHGRTLRLIDTAGLRRKSRVQEAVEAFSNMRTFLALEQCDVAVLMVDASDGTVSQDAKIAGLIHDSGKGVVVAFNKWDLVEKDHNTHLGVWETFCREVPFLTYAPWFTLSAHTHQRSGRVLETVWAVHEARLRRVETSVLNAYLEGVIHKQPPRFHGGGTGKVYYATQIDTAPPVFMLSVNNPQWFDRSFVRFINNKIRARFGFEGSRIFVKLKKH, encoded by the coding sequence GTGTCGACCAGGACGGTGGTGATCGTCGGCCGCCCCAACGTGGGCAAGTCGACGCTGTTCAACCGCATCATCGGTCAGCGCCGCTCGGTCGTCCACGAGACACCGGGCGTGACGCGCGACCGCATCGCCGAGTTGACCGACTGGGCCGGCCATGCCTTCCTGCTGCTGGACACCGGCGGCATCGTTCCCTTCGGCGACGAGGTCTCGCGCTTCGACGCCCTGGTGACAGAGGTGGCCCACGACGCCATCGAAGAGGCCGACGTGGTGCTCTTCATGGTCGACGGCTCGGGCGGCCTTTCCAGCTGGGACGACGCCATCGCCCAGCATCTTCGACGCAGCGGCAAGCCCGTGGTCCTCTGCGTGAACAAGGTGGAGAAGGAGCATCAGCGTCTCAGCGCGGCGGAGTTCTACTCCCTCGGCCTGGGGGAGCCCCACGTCATCAGCGCCCTGCATGGCCACGGCATCGGCGACCTTCTCGACCGGGTCGCGGCGGACTTCCCCAAGCAGACCGTCGAGGCCCCCTGCGACTCTCGCGTGGCGATCCTCGGCCGTCCGAACGTGGGCAAGTCGAGCCTGCTCAACCTGCTCACCGGCCGACAGGACGCCCTGGTCAGCGAAATAGCGGGCACTACCCGCGACGCCATCCACACCGACCTGCGCTGGCATGGCCGCACCCTGCGCTTGATCGACACGGCGGGCCTTCGCCGCAAGTCGCGCGTCCAGGAAGCCGTCGAGGCCTTCAGCAACATGCGCACATTTCTCGCCCTGGAACAGTGCGACGTGGCCGTGCTGATGGTGGACGCCAGCGACGGGACCGTCAGCCAGGACGCCAAGATCGCCGGCCTGATACACGACAGCGGCAAGGGCGTGGTGGTGGCCTTCAACAAGTGGGACCTGGTGGAGAAGGACCACAATACGCATCTTGGGGTCTGGGAGACGTTCTGCCGCGAGGTCCCGTTCCTGACCTACGCTCCGTGGTTCACCCTGTCGGCGCACACGCACCAGCGCAGCGGGCGTGTCCTGGAAACGGTCTGGGCCGTGCACGAGGCGCGCCTGCGCAGGGTCGAGACCAGCGTGCTCAACGCCTACCTGGAGGGCGTGATCCACAAGCAGCCCCCGCGCTTCCACGGCGGCGGCACGGGCAAGGTCTACTACGCGACGCAGATCGACACGGCACCACCGGTGTTCATGCTCTCGGTCAACAATCCCCAGTGGTTCGACCGCAGCTTCGTGAGGTTCATCAACAACAAGATACGCGCGCGATTCGGTTTCGAGGGAAGTCGCATCTTCGTGAAGCTCAAGAAGCATTGA
- a CDS encoding DUF512 domain-containing protein, which produces MIRLIQPFPSPLSKLHDWREGDAVTAVDGRPVEDMLDLYYYMPRGDEMVLTIRRADGDETRVSLAPHALDQVTSCFAAMEFKTCACDCVFCFIDQNPAGMRSSIYVKDEDYRLSFLYGNYITLTSMGRRGIERIIEQRMTPLYVSVHATDIDVRTRMLGIKRRIDVLALLRRLTDGGITVHTQIVLCPGWNDGGILDRSIADLAALRPGVETLAVVPVGLSAHREGLTKLESVPPGLAAATIDQVHAWQDRLRAGGGPAFVHLSDEFYLLAGRPFPPLGQYDDLAQLDNGIGITRNLEHCWSAGLTRRRATGALPRRPLTILTGRLGKSAFDQRLTPVLSGPDLPQIEVVGVDNFFYGASVTVAGLLSGGDVRRALDALPVAPIRDVLLPPRMFNSDDLALDDLTLDAIAAGQPHRLHVPDEEGLIDFWAVLG; this is translated from the coding sequence ATGATCCGGTTGATCCAGCCCTTCCCGTCGCCGCTGAGCAAGCTGCACGACTGGCGCGAGGGCGACGCCGTGACCGCGGTCGACGGCCGGCCGGTCGAGGACATGCTGGACCTGTACTACTACATGCCGCGCGGCGACGAGATGGTCCTGACCATCCGTCGTGCCGACGGCGACGAGACCCGGGTGAGCCTGGCACCCCACGCCCTGGACCAGGTCACGTCATGCTTCGCCGCCATGGAGTTCAAGACCTGCGCCTGCGACTGCGTCTTCTGCTTCATCGACCAGAACCCCGCGGGTATGCGCTCGAGCATCTACGTCAAGGACGAGGACTACCGGCTCAGCTTCCTGTACGGCAACTACATCACGCTCACGTCGATGGGACGGCGCGGCATCGAGCGGATCATCGAGCAGAGGATGACGCCGCTGTACGTGTCGGTGCACGCCACCGACATCGACGTCCGCACCCGCATGCTGGGCATCAAGAGGCGCATCGACGTGCTGGCGCTCCTGCGGCGGCTGACCGACGGCGGCATCACCGTCCACACCCAGATCGTGCTCTGCCCCGGCTGGAACGACGGCGGGATCCTCGACCGCTCCATCGCCGACCTGGCGGCCCTGCGGCCCGGCGTCGAGACGCTCGCCGTGGTGCCGGTGGGCCTGTCTGCGCATCGCGAGGGCTTGACGAAGCTGGAATCCGTGCCCCCCGGTCTGGCCGCGGCCACGATCGATCAGGTGCACGCCTGGCAGGATCGGCTGCGCGCCGGCGGCGGTCCGGCCTTCGTGCACCTCAGCGACGAGTTCTACCTGCTGGCAGGCCGTCCTTTCCCGCCGCTGGGCCAGTACGACGACCTCGCGCAGCTCGACAACGGCATCGGCATCACCCGCAACCTCGAACATTGCTGGTCCGCGGGCCTGACCCGCCGCCGCGCGACCGGTGCGCTGCCGCGTCGCCCGCTGACCATCCTGACCGGTCGGCTGGGCAAGTCCGCCTTCGACCAGCGCCTGACGCCCGTGCTGAGCGGCCCGGATCTGCCGCAGATAGAGGTGGTCGGTGTGGACAACTTTTTCTATGGCGCCAGCGTGACCGTGGCCGGCCTGCTCTCGGGGGGGGACGTGCGCCGCGCATTGGACGCACTGCCTGTCGCTCCGATCCGCGACGTCCTGCTGCCGCCCCGCATGTTCAACAGCGACGACCTGGCACTCGACGACCTGACGCTGGACGCCATCGCCGCCGGGCAGCCGCACCGCCTCCACGTGCCGGACGAAGAAGGCCTGATTGACTTCTGGGCCGTTTTGGGCTAA
- the miaA gene encoding tRNA (adenosine(37)-N6)-dimethylallyltransferase MiaA produces MGARAGTCGVCPVIAGPTAVGKTALTVSLARRHPIEIVSLDSRQIYRGLRIGTAQPTAEERAACPHHLVDFLSPRELYSAQLFREDFCRAVDDIRSRGRLPLLVGGAGLYLTAVRDGFFAVPRTAPHLTGVRADLDALDDAAVRERLRRVDAASFARIHPHDRYRSQRALEIHRLTGRTMTEIMSAREADPALGLSFPLVLLDRERSALRSRIAARTAGMLSAGWLEETRELLGEFGPDAPGLRTLGYHDLVLHLVGDRSLPDTRERIVASTARYAKRQRTWFRAQTREAYGDPDDPRLLEAIEALLRRAVAKG; encoded by the coding sequence GTGGGCGCGCGGGCGGGCACGTGCGGCGTCTGTCCCGTGATCGCGGGGCCCACGGCCGTGGGCAAGACCGCCTTGACCGTGTCGCTGGCGCGGCGCCACCCCATCGAGATCGTTTCCCTGGACAGCCGGCAGATCTACCGCGGCCTGCGCATCGGCACGGCCCAGCCCACTGCCGAGGAGAGAGCGGCCTGCCCGCACCACCTGGTCGACTTCCTGTCTCCCCGCGAGCTCTATTCGGCGCAGCTCTTTCGCGAGGATTTCTGCCGCGCGGTGGACGACATCCGCTCCCGCGGCCGCCTGCCCCTCCTGGTGGGGGGGGCCGGCCTGTACCTGACGGCGGTGCGGGACGGTTTCTTCGCCGTGCCCCGGACCGCGCCGCATCTGACCGGGGTCCGGGCCGACCTGGACGCCCTGGACGACGCGGCCGTGCGCGAGCGCCTGCGCAGGGTGGACGCGGCCAGTTTCGCGCGCATCCATCCTCACGACCGCTACCGCAGCCAGCGCGCGCTGGAGATCCACCGGCTCACAGGACGGACGATGACCGAGATCATGAGCGCGCGCGAAGCCGATCCGGCACTCGGCCTGTCCTTCCCCCTGGTCCTGCTGGACCGCGAACGCAGCGCGCTACGCTCGCGCATCGCCGCGCGCACCGCCGGGATGCTGTCCGCGGGCTGGCTCGAGGAGACGCGCGAGCTGCTGGGCGAGTTCGGCCCAGACGCCCCCGGGCTGAGAACCCTAGGCTACCACGATCTGGTCCTGCACCTGGTCGGGGACCGCTCCCTGCCCGACACGCGGGAACGCATCGTCGCCAGCACCGCGCGCTACGCCAAGCGGCAGCGGACCTGGTTCAGGGCCCAGACGCGGGAGGCCTACGGCGATCCCGACGACCCCCGCCTCCTGGAGGCGATCGAGGCGTTGCTGCGTCGGGCCGTCGCGAAGGGTTGA
- the mutL gene encoding DNA mismatch repair endonuclease MutL: MPRHPIRILDSASVDRIAAGEVIERPASVVKELAENALDAGAGNIGISITDGGAAAIVVEDDGEGIPYRELPLALERHATSKIISAADITQVASFGFRGEALASIASVSRCTVVSRTADEDVGGMIRVAGSVVERREPSPRNRGTTVTIEDLFYNTPARRKYLKTPQAEKKAVLNTVTTIALAYPEVRWRLTADGTTLLDLLPADSLPSRVRDLLGAQILEHLGRFERVEGGIGVGGLASRPTLTRISRAQQFFYVNRRPVESNALAQAVRLAYKDVIPPGRHPVVLLFLDIPHGDVDVNVHPTKSEVRLVLERHIFGMVMTALREGLDLRADPAFAPDDGTAPVDAPSSNRGPLQSLAEAQEDYLRRHFTSPGGAPADGQPSLFDGADGREARIIAADPFPGTGGGEPGRQAPFWQLHRTYICTQTRGGLLIIDQHNSHERILYNEARKTLGETSPRVPVQQLLFPVNLDLTPMQVQTYQSHAAELGKLGFAIQPFGGHSILVQGIPSSLKNWREGQLLLDVLDDLSETGRADNASHDDLLASYACHGAVRAGALMTQPEMQNLLDRLFATDKPLSCPHGRPTLIQFTREELEKRFGRR; this comes from the coding sequence ATGCCTCGCCATCCCATCAGGATACTGGACAGCGCCTCGGTCGACCGCATCGCCGCCGGCGAGGTCATCGAGCGTCCGGCCTCGGTGGTCAAGGAACTGGCCGAGAACGCGCTGGATGCCGGGGCCGGCAACATCGGGATTTCCATCACGGACGGCGGCGCTGCCGCCATCGTGGTGGAAGACGACGGGGAAGGCATACCCTACCGCGAGCTCCCGCTGGCCCTCGAACGCCACGCCACCTCGAAGATCATCTCGGCCGCCGACATAACGCAGGTGGCATCATTCGGCTTCCGCGGCGAGGCCCTCGCCAGCATCGCGTCGGTGAGTCGGTGCACTGTGGTCAGCCGGACCGCCGACGAGGATGTGGGTGGCATGATCCGCGTGGCGGGCAGCGTCGTCGAACGGCGCGAACCGTCTCCGCGCAACCGCGGCACCACTGTCACCATCGAGGATCTCTTCTACAACACGCCGGCCCGGCGCAAGTATCTCAAGACGCCCCAGGCCGAGAAGAAAGCCGTCCTGAACACCGTCACCACCATCGCTCTGGCCTATCCCGAAGTGCGCTGGCGCCTGACGGCCGACGGCACGACGCTGCTGGATCTCCTGCCCGCCGATTCGCTGCCGTCGCGCGTGCGCGATCTCCTCGGCGCCCAGATTCTGGAGCACCTGGGCCGCTTCGAGCGCGTGGAGGGGGGAATCGGTGTGGGAGGCCTCGCCTCGCGCCCCACCCTGACCCGGATCAGCCGCGCGCAGCAGTTCTTCTACGTGAACCGGCGGCCGGTCGAGAGCAACGCGCTGGCGCAGGCCGTGCGGCTGGCATACAAGGACGTCATCCCGCCGGGACGGCATCCAGTCGTCCTGCTTTTTCTGGACATCCCCCACGGGGACGTGGACGTGAACGTACATCCGACCAAGAGCGAGGTGCGCCTGGTGCTGGAGCGCCACATCTTCGGCATGGTCATGACCGCGCTGCGCGAAGGTCTCGATCTGAGAGCCGACCCCGCCTTCGCGCCGGACGACGGGACGGCGCCCGTCGATGCGCCATCGTCCAACCGCGGCCCCCTGCAGAGCCTCGCGGAAGCTCAGGAGGATTATCTGCGCAGGCATTTCACGTCTCCGGGCGGCGCGCCCGCCGACGGGCAACCGTCGCTCTTCGACGGCGCCGACGGCCGTGAGGCCCGGATTATCGCTGCCGACCCGTTCCCGGGCACCGGCGGGGGAGAGCCGGGGCGGCAGGCTCCGTTCTGGCAACTGCACCGGACCTACATCTGCACCCAGACCCGGGGCGGGCTGCTGATCATCGACCAGCACAACAGCCACGAGCGGATCCTCTACAACGAGGCCCGCAAGACCCTGGGCGAGACATCCCCCCGCGTGCCCGTGCAGCAGCTCCTGTTCCCCGTCAACCTCGACCTCACGCCCATGCAGGTGCAGACCTACCAGTCTCACGCCGCCGAACTGGGAAAGCTGGGCTTCGCCATCCAGCCCTTCGGGGGGCACTCGATCCTGGTCCAGGGCATCCCCTCGTCACTCAAGAACTGGCGCGAGGGTCAGCTCCTGCTCGACGTGCTTGACGACCTGTCCGAGACGGGCCGGGCCGACAACGCCTCCCACGACGATCTGCTCGCCAGCTATGCCTGTCACGGCGCGGTGCGCGCCGGTGCCCTGATGACGCAACCGGAGATGCAGAACCTGCTGGACCGGCTCTTCGCCACCGACAAGCCCCTTTCTTGCCCTCACGGGCGCCCGACCCTCATCCAGTTCACGCGTGAAGAGCTCGAGAAGAGATTCGGGAGACGTTGA
- a CDS encoding GAF domain-containing protein, with product MWHVIFYRPGEGEIPLLAVCRRRADVRLLGVVDPPGTALGTPLAEIMGLPVRPDFSGFSPPSKTHVVTPPERRSEDALRRAAETGSLLAVGAEEFEMLLAGGGAPLPTANTEEPDTPGPVHATGNLDAALKTLGRIGDAHDREALLPWLLSLAMAAVGGTSGSLMLYDSRAEALFIAAARGLSARTLYHTRQPLDTGVAGRVARSRLPELVREPQHGDTRPERGQLAAALCVPLVHDGDLLGVLNVNVGHGEPVFDASHLADLGTVGDAIAGILHITTGDRHMWTGHMRKHLSREFRELAGGEEKLETVLAGWSAALAMALGADHASLGIVLDDGALLLAEGTAAGETHTGAIPQQHPAWDDVLQSAKPVVVRQADADAAGDGDGLSIFFLPIGPAPVRAVLAIRFGAAADAHRFQARAGSVAAFLDHRLTDLLRRCEERDHCERLRALTAFLGDESRRDYGDTAQRRATLDQFLRRLTGARDVVFPGDPAPGIDPRRAAARELIDRVGDAGWLITVTAPGFMDGPSRSCLAVRGPGNAAVSGFILIDKDRLHPGDSSSFTAFDGVLARHLANLPAVAGEPRSQRSTVRDAAPATAVPGTLLLTLAREIDRADRYHVAFSLSAFVCDRQDISAAAHLEPLAARLRTSDLLFAGDEGQLFVVAPEETHAVAHLEQRAVLALREVAGDPELVVRVGRALYPGRDTSPEELVDTALHRLTNRSRDDD from the coding sequence ATGTGGCACGTGATCTTCTACAGGCCGGGCGAGGGGGAGATACCGCTGTTGGCTGTTTGCCGGCGGCGCGCGGACGTGCGCCTGCTCGGCGTGGTCGATCCACCCGGTACCGCACTCGGCACGCCCCTGGCCGAGATCATGGGGCTGCCTGTCCGACCGGATTTCTCCGGCTTCTCACCCCCGTCCAAGACGCACGTCGTGACGCCGCCTGAGCGGCGCTCCGAAGACGCCCTCCGCAGGGCGGCCGAGACCGGATCCCTGCTCGCGGTGGGCGCCGAGGAATTCGAGATGTTGCTCGCCGGCGGCGGCGCTCCATTGCCCACCGCCAACACAGAGGAGCCGGACACGCCCGGCCCCGTCCACGCGACAGGCAATCTCGACGCAGCCCTCAAGACGCTGGGCCGCATCGGGGACGCCCACGACCGGGAGGCATTGCTGCCCTGGCTGCTGTCGTTGGCCATGGCCGCCGTGGGCGGTACCTCCGGATCCCTCATGCTGTACGATTCGCGTGCGGAGGCCTTGTTCATCGCCGCGGCCAGGGGATTGAGCGCACGCACCCTGTACCACACGCGGCAGCCCCTGGACACGGGCGTGGCGGGTCGCGTGGCCCGGTCGCGTCTCCCCGAGCTCGTGCGCGAGCCGCAGCACGGAGACACGCGCCCCGAGCGTGGACAGCTCGCCGCCGCCCTGTGCGTGCCACTGGTCCACGACGGCGACCTGCTCGGCGTTCTGAACGTGAACGTCGGGCATGGGGAACCTGTGTTCGACGCCTCGCATCTTGCCGATCTCGGCACCGTCGGCGACGCCATCGCCGGCATCCTGCACATCACGACCGGGGATCGCCACATGTGGACCGGCCACATGCGCAAGCACCTGAGCCGTGAATTCCGTGAACTGGCCGGCGGAGAGGAGAAGCTGGAGACGGTCCTGGCCGGCTGGTCCGCGGCCCTCGCCATGGCCCTGGGTGCCGATCATGCATCGCTGGGGATCGTGCTCGATGACGGCGCCCTGCTGCTTGCCGAGGGCACCGCCGCCGGCGAGACCCACACCGGCGCCATCCCGCAGCAGCACCCCGCCTGGGACGACGTCCTCCAGAGCGCAAAGCCGGTGGTGGTCCGTCAGGCTGATGCAGACGCAGCCGGCGATGGCGACGGTCTGTCCATCTTCTTCCTGCCCATCGGCCCTGCCCCGGTCCGGGCGGTGCTGGCCATCCGTTTCGGGGCCGCCGCCGACGCCCATCGTTTCCAGGCGCGCGCCGGTTCCGTGGCGGCTTTTCTCGACCACCGGCTGACGGACCTTCTGCGCCGCTGCGAGGAACGTGATCACTGTGAACGGCTGCGCGCCCTGACCGCCTTTCTCGGCGATGAATCCCGTCGCGACTACGGCGACACGGCACAGCGCCGGGCCACGCTCGACCAGTTCCTGCGGAGGCTGACCGGCGCCAGGGACGTGGTGTTCCCCGGGGATCCCGCACCCGGGATCGATCCCCGGCGGGCCGCGGCCCGCGAGCTGATCGATCGTGTCGGCGACGCTGGGTGGCTGATCACCGTCACCGCGCCCGGTTTCATGGACGGCCCGTCGCGGTCCTGCCTGGCGGTGCGCGGTCCCGGCAACGCCGCCGTCTCCGGCTTCATCCTGATCGACAAGGATCGGCTGCACCCCGGCGACAGTTCGTCCTTCACGGCCTTCGACGGCGTCCTGGCGCGCCACCTGGCCAATCTGCCGGCCGTTGCCGGCGAGCCCCGCTCCCAGAGAAGCACCGTGCGGGACGCGGCACCCGCCACCGCCGTCCCCGGCACCTTGCTGCTGACGCTGGCGCGCGAGATCGACCGGGCGGATCGCTACCACGTGGCCTTTTCCCTCTCCGCTTTCGTCTGTGATCGACAGGACATATCCGCCGCCGCGCACCTGGAACCCCTGGCCGCCCGCTTGCGGACCTCTGACCTGCTCTTCGCCGGGGACGAAGGACAGCTGTTCGTCGTCGCCCCGGAGGAGACCCACGCCGTGGCCCACCTCGAACAACGCGCCGTCCTGGCGCTGCGCGAGGTGGCGGGAGACCCCGAGCTGGTCGTGCGCGTCGGCCGCGCCCTCTATCCCGGCCGTGATACCTCCCCGGAGGAACTCGTGGACACCGCCCTGCACAGGTTGACCAACCGGTCGCGCGACGATGATTGA